One Pararhizobium sp. IMCC3301 DNA segment encodes these proteins:
- a CDS encoding helix-turn-helix domain-containing protein, which produces MKHGLATSTDSPRSKPGAEFTATDRGATGLVGDDIRALRKHRDLTLTALAEALGRSVGWLSQVERNQTDPSIQDLRKIARNFDIPISFFFRNSEAPEQERGVIVRCSNRVALGSSESGLVEELLSPDISGEFEMLRSVFAPSAESEDKPARPAQEGGFVVSGQLEIWIGGRHHTLNAGDSFQFQNKTCCWRNSGDVPAIVIWIISPAIY; this is translated from the coding sequence ATGAAACACGGACTGGCAACCTCGACAGATTCTCCGCGCAGCAAACCCGGAGCTGAATTCACCGCAACGGATCGCGGCGCGACCGGCCTGGTCGGCGATGATATCCGTGCCCTTCGCAAGCACCGCGATCTGACCCTCACCGCGCTGGCCGAAGCCCTTGGTCGCTCTGTCGGCTGGTTGAGTCAGGTCGAGCGCAATCAAACCGATCCGTCGATTCAGGATCTTCGCAAGATCGCCCGCAATTTCGACATTCCAATCAGCTTCTTTTTTCGCAACAGCGAAGCGCCCGAACAGGAGCGCGGCGTGATTGTCAGATGCAGCAACCGGGTGGCGCTCGGTTCAAGCGAAAGCGGCCTCGTCGAGGAACTGCTTTCACCTGATATTTCCGGTGAGTTTGAAATGCTGCGATCCGTGTTTGCGCCCAGCGCGGAAAGTGAAGACAAACCGGCCCGGCCAGCACAGGAAGGCGGGTTTGTGGTATCCGGTCAACTCGAAATCTGGATCGGCGGGCGCCACCACACACTCAATGCCGGCGACAGTTTTCAGTTTCAGAACAAAACCTGCTGCTGGCGCAATTCCGGCGATGTACCGGCGATCGTCATCTGGATTATTTCACCCGCGATTTACTAA